One window of Xylocopa sonorina isolate GNS202 chromosome 9, iyXylSono1_principal, whole genome shotgun sequence genomic DNA carries:
- the Cog2 gene encoding conserved oligomeric Golgi complex subunit 2 isoform X1 produces the protein MSKSNINLPRAPKELCFSETDFIQENFNVDTFLQEHRKNTKLETMRDDLGVYLKLLRSAMIDLINRDYTDFVNLSSNLIGLDKAINDLQTPLGQLKEEVMQVRQTLDDEIMTITHNISENERIRDNKQSVYSLQHVYTSLNKLSSIISLKAFLESPNKIDILEQAAGEFNQLQFHVSRCKLNIINEKQKDAERLEQSYMTYLNEFFLACIQEKNSVLLIRCLKIYITLDKIRDAENLVRKEIVDPLIRSVINIENLQMDLLGLQNMYNKLLNILSVELKQLLDITLYPNRLSVKGYNFLVNSFWIDVEEKIEEYIKCIFAPGDPVLFHMVNKKKAKFWKFTLQICARYQIWIQTVLKEVWPVENEVGNTSTIEHSTKLNFLICLYKDVEKFVNILPSLLQTVKSKLKQESPTVLKMLKDSLDETIKNFNTILPEITEEIVNELLKQCVTHLKQVSDIPRLFRRTKRDVPTKPCAYVKNTLAFLINFRTDYKQVIPDNINYLLELALSSLTEHYLASVTDVLTSVQKTEESLRRLKKIRDKSTGSHLSEVQGISDDEKIRIQLQVDVQAYAKMITEMEIPTSNVLHVKELLYAVETATRK, from the exons ATGTCAAAGAGCAACATTAATTTACCAAGAGCTCCGAAAGAGTTATGTTTTTCGGAGACTGATTTCATTCAA GAAAACTTTAATGTGGACACTTTTCTACAAGAACATAGGAAAAACACAAAATTGGAAACGATGCGAGACGATCTCGGAGTATACTTGAAATTATTGAGGTCCGCTATGATAGATTTGATCAACAGAGATTATACAGATTTTGTAAATTTATCGAGTAATTTAATTGGTTTAGACAAAGCTATTAATGACTTGCAAACACCCTTAGGTCAATTAAAGGAAGAAGTGATG CAAGTAAGACAAACCCTGGATGATGAAATTATGACAATTACGCATAATATAAGTGAGAATGAGAGAATTAGAGATAACAAGCAAAGTGTGTACAGTTTGCAGCACGTTTATACATCTTTGAATAAGCTTTCATCCATAATATCTTTAAAAGCATTTCTTGAAAGTCCTAACAAGATAGATATTTTAGAACAAGCTGCAGGAGAATTTAATCAGTTGCAGTTCCACGTGTCCAGATGCAAACTGAATATCATTAATGAGAAACAGAAA GATGCTGAAAGACTAGAACAATCTTATATGACATACCTGAACGAATTCTTTTTAGCTTGTATACAAGAAAAGAATTCTGTTTTATTAATCCGTTGTTTAAAAATCTATATTACGCTTGATAAAATAAGAGACGCAGAAAATTTAGTGAGGAAAGAGATTGTTGACCCTTTAATTCGTAGTGTAATTAACATAGAAAACTTGCAAATGGATTTGCTTGGCTTACAAAATATGTACAATAAACTATTGAATATCTTAAGTGTAGAATTGAAACAGTTATTAGACATCACATTATATCCAAATAG ACTTTCTGTGAAAGGTTACAATTTCTTGGTGAACAGCTTTTGGATCGATGTAGAAGAAAAAATTGAGGAGTATATAAAGTGTATCTTTGCTCCCGGAGACCCTGTACTATTCCATAtggtaaacaaaaaaaaagcaaa GTTCTGGAAATTCACCCTCCAGATATGTGCCAGATATCAAATTTGGATTCAAACAGTGCTCAAAGAA GTATGGCCAGTAGAGAATGAAGTAGGCAATACGAGTACGATAGAACATTCTACGAAACTAAATTTCCTAATTTGCTTGTATAAGGATGTAGAAAAATTTGTAAATATACTACCTTCTCTTCTGCAAACAGTTAAATCGAAACTTAAACAAGAGTCTCCAACAGTGCTGAAAATGTTAAAAG ATTCTCTTGATGAGACGATAAAGAATTTTAACACCATTTTGCCAGAAATTACAGAAGAAATTGTGAATGAATTGTTGAAACAATGTGTAACACATTTGAAACAAGTCAGCGATATACCAAGGCTATTTAGACGGACGAAAAGGGATGTACCAACAAAACCATGCGCTTATGTAAAAAATACTCTTGCATTTCTCATTAATTTCCGCACGGACTACAAACAAGTAATACCGGATAACATTAATTATTTGCTAGAATTAGCCCTCTCATCGTTAACTGAACA TTATCTGGCTTCCGTAACAGATGTATTAACTTCGGTGCAAAAAACTGAGGAAAGTTTAAGAAGATTAAAAAAAATACGCGATAAATCTACGGGTTCTCATCTCTCGGAAGTTCAGGGAATCAGTGATGATGAAAAAATACGAATTCAGTTGCAAGTTGATGTGCAAGCTTACGCGAAAATG ATCACAGAGATGGAGATTCCAACTTCCAACGTGCTTCACGTGAAAGAGTTATTATACGCTGTTGAGACAGCAACAAGAAAATAG
- the Cog2 gene encoding conserved oligomeric Golgi complex subunit 2 isoform X2 has product MSKSNINLPRAPKELCFSETDFIQENFNVDTFLQEHRKNTKLETMRDDLGVYLKLLRSAMIDLINRDYTDFVNLSSNLIGLDKAINDLQTPLGQLKEEVMQVRQTLDDEIMTITHNISENERIRDNKQSVYSLQHVYTSLNKLSSIISLKAFLESPNKIDILEQAAGEFNQLQFHVSRCKLNIINEKQKDAERLEQSYMTYLNEFFLACIQEKNSVLLIRCLKIYITLDKIRDAENLVRKEIVDPLIRSVINIENLQMDLLGLQNMYNKLLNILSVELKQLLDITLYPNRLSVKGYNFLVNSFWIDVEEKIEEYIKCIFAPGDPVLFHMRYIATLEFLEKLEAECVTPETLTALKENVQYKNFLKKWNLPVYFQIRFQEIASGIETILIEPISPLSVKGSLEPVTNGNDFSLHATCAIWENLQKTWDNNVYLYQLFHRFWKFTLQICARYQIWIQTVLKEVWPVENEVGNTSTIEHSTKLNFLICLYKDVEKFVNILPSLLQTVKSKLKQESPTVLKMLKDSLDETIKNFNTILPEITEEIVNELLKQCVTHLKQVSDIPRLFRRTKRDVPTKPCAYVKNTLAFLINFRTDYKQVIPDNINYLLELALSSLTEHYLASVTDVLTSVQKTEESLRRLKKIRDKSTGSHLSEVQGISDDEKIRIQLQVDVQAYAKMITEMEIPTSNVLHVKELLYAVETATRK; this is encoded by the exons ATGTCAAAGAGCAACATTAATTTACCAAGAGCTCCGAAAGAGTTATGTTTTTCGGAGACTGATTTCATTCAA GAAAACTTTAATGTGGACACTTTTCTACAAGAACATAGGAAAAACACAAAATTGGAAACGATGCGAGACGATCTCGGAGTATACTTGAAATTATTGAGGTCCGCTATGATAGATTTGATCAACAGAGATTATACAGATTTTGTAAATTTATCGAGTAATTTAATTGGTTTAGACAAAGCTATTAATGACTTGCAAACACCCTTAGGTCAATTAAAGGAAGAAGTGATG CAAGTAAGACAAACCCTGGATGATGAAATTATGACAATTACGCATAATATAAGTGAGAATGAGAGAATTAGAGATAACAAGCAAAGTGTGTACAGTTTGCAGCACGTTTATACATCTTTGAATAAGCTTTCATCCATAATATCTTTAAAAGCATTTCTTGAAAGTCCTAACAAGATAGATATTTTAGAACAAGCTGCAGGAGAATTTAATCAGTTGCAGTTCCACGTGTCCAGATGCAAACTGAATATCATTAATGAGAAACAGAAA GATGCTGAAAGACTAGAACAATCTTATATGACATACCTGAACGAATTCTTTTTAGCTTGTATACAAGAAAAGAATTCTGTTTTATTAATCCGTTGTTTAAAAATCTATATTACGCTTGATAAAATAAGAGACGCAGAAAATTTAGTGAGGAAAGAGATTGTTGACCCTTTAATTCGTAGTGTAATTAACATAGAAAACTTGCAAATGGATTTGCTTGGCTTACAAAATATGTACAATAAACTATTGAATATCTTAAGTGTAGAATTGAAACAGTTATTAGACATCACATTATATCCAAATAG ACTTTCTGTGAAAGGTTACAATTTCTTGGTGAACAGCTTTTGGATCGATGTAGAAGAAAAAATTGAGGAGTATATAAAGTGTATCTTTGCTCCCGGAGACCCTGTACTATTCCATAtg AGATACATAGCAACGTTGGAGTTCTTAGAAAAATTAGAAGCTGAGTGTGTTACACCCGAAACATTAACTGCCTTAAAGGAAAATGTACAATATAAAAACTTTTTGAAGAAGTGGAATTTACCAGTATATTTTCAAATTAGATTTCAAGAAATAGCCAGTGGAATTGAGACAATTTTAATTGAGCCAATATCACCATTATCTGTGAAAGGATCACTGGAACCTGTTACTAACGGAAATGATTTCTCTCTTCATGCAACTTGCGCCATATGGGAAAATCTGCAAAAAACTTGGGATAACAACGTGTATCTATATCAGCTTTTCCATAG GTTCTGGAAATTCACCCTCCAGATATGTGCCAGATATCAAATTTGGATTCAAACAGTGCTCAAAGAA GTATGGCCAGTAGAGAATGAAGTAGGCAATACGAGTACGATAGAACATTCTACGAAACTAAATTTCCTAATTTGCTTGTATAAGGATGTAGAAAAATTTGTAAATATACTACCTTCTCTTCTGCAAACAGTTAAATCGAAACTTAAACAAGAGTCTCCAACAGTGCTGAAAATGTTAAAAG ATTCTCTTGATGAGACGATAAAGAATTTTAACACCATTTTGCCAGAAATTACAGAAGAAATTGTGAATGAATTGTTGAAACAATGTGTAACACATTTGAAACAAGTCAGCGATATACCAAGGCTATTTAGACGGACGAAAAGGGATGTACCAACAAAACCATGCGCTTATGTAAAAAATACTCTTGCATTTCTCATTAATTTCCGCACGGACTACAAACAAGTAATACCGGATAACATTAATTATTTGCTAGAATTAGCCCTCTCATCGTTAACTGAACA TTATCTGGCTTCCGTAACAGATGTATTAACTTCGGTGCAAAAAACTGAGGAAAGTTTAAGAAGATTAAAAAAAATACGCGATAAATCTACGGGTTCTCATCTCTCGGAAGTTCAGGGAATCAGTGATGATGAAAAAATACGAATTCAGTTGCAAGTTGATGTGCAAGCTTACGCGAAAATG ATCACAGAGATGGAGATTCCAACTTCCAACGTGCTTCACGTGAAAGAGTTATTATACGCTGTTGAGACAGCAACAAGAAAATAG
- the Ubc10 gene encoding ubiquitin conjugating enzyme 10 codes for MAATKRLQKELGDLRASAMKNFTNIQVDESNILTWQGLILPDNPPYNKGAFRIEINFPAEYPFKPPKINFKTKIYHPNVDEKGQVCLPIISAENWKPATKTVQVVQALIALVNDPEPEHPLRADLAEEFLKDRKKFVKNAEEFTKKHAEKRRESSSSNE; via the exons ATGGCAGCGACGAAAAGGTTGCAAAAg GAACTTGGTGATTTAAGAGCTTCGGCAATGAAAAATTTTACAAATATCCAAGTAGATGAATCGAATATTCTTACTTGGCAAGGACTTATATTGCCG GATAATCCACCATATAATAAAGGAGCATTTCGCATTGAAATAAATTTCCCTGCAGAATATCCTTTTAAACCAccaaaaataaattttaaaacgaAAATATATCATCCAAATGTGGATGAAAAGGGACAAGTGTGCTTACCAATTATAAGTGCTGAGAACTGGAAACCAGCTACAAAGACAGTTCAAG TTGTACAGGCTTTGATAGCATTAGTTAATGATCCAGAACCAGAACATCCGTTAAGAGCAGATCTTGCAGAGGAATTTTTAAAAGACAGAAAAAAGTTTGTAAAGAACGCCGAGGAATTCACAAAAAAACATGCAGAAAAAAGACGGGAATCATCATCTTCTAACGAATAA